A genomic stretch from Desulforegula conservatrix Mb1Pa includes:
- a CDS encoding PaaI family thioesterase has product MEYQGAIRFSIVEQSDDKVIGEMPVHDGVRNPFGVVHAGAILWFADVCATVLVFGATKATEGHKGFPLAINLNGNFTGNQSEGSFKAVSSFVKRGKTVSIVRTIVTGEGGRLIADVTTNHVLSK; this is encoded by the coding sequence ATGGAATATCAAGGAGCCATCAGATTCTCAATCGTTGAACAGAGCGATGATAAGGTCATTGGGGAGATGCCTGTGCATGATGGAGTACGAAACCCTTTTGGCGTTGTTCATGCCGGCGCAATACTCTGGTTTGCAGACGTATGCGCTACTGTCCTTGTTTTTGGAGCAACCAAAGCAACAGAAGGCCATAAAGGATTTCCCCTTGCAATCAATCTTAACGGTAATTTTACAGGAAACCAGAGCGAAGGATCTTTCAAAGCTGTTTCTTCTTTTGTCAAACGGGGCAAGACCGTAAGCATAGTGCGGACGATTGTGACAGGAGAAGGAGGCAGGCTGATAGCCGATGTGACAACAAATCATGTTCTTTCAAAATGA
- a CDS encoding DNA adenine methylase — MSKPIIPWIGGKRKLADHIIPLFPDHQCYVEPFCGAAALFFIKNPSSVEVINDINGELINLYRVVKYHIEELYKQFKWALISRQNWEWLKMTTPETLTDVQRAARFLYLQKLAFGGKVDGQSYGTATTSRPRFNLFSLEQDLADAHFRLSSTNIEHLPWQNVIEKYDRPHTLFYCDPPYWQTEGYGVNFPWSEYEDLARLSKQIKGTMIISLNGHPDIRGLFAHLHMIEVDYCYTVNGGANRTDCIELIMGNWPDGIPKPKPVGRQRELF; from the coding sequence ATGTCCAAACCAATTATTCCGTGGATCGGCGGGAAAAGAAAGCTGGCTGATCATATAATACCATTGTTCCCTGACCATCAGTGTTATGTCGAGCCGTTTTGTGGTGCGGCAGCTCTTTTTTTCATTAAAAATCCATCATCAGTTGAAGTCATTAATGATATCAATGGTGAGCTCATAAATCTATATCGTGTTGTCAAATACCACATAGAAGAGCTTTACAAGCAATTCAAATGGGCGCTTATAAGTCGTCAAAACTGGGAATGGTTGAAAATGACAACGCCTGAGACATTGACGGATGTACAACGAGCTGCCCGTTTTCTCTACCTTCAGAAGTTGGCTTTTGGCGGCAAGGTCGATGGGCAATCTTATGGGACGGCAACAACCAGCCGTCCGAGGTTCAATCTGTTTTCCCTTGAACAGGATCTGGCAGACGCTCATTTTCGATTATCATCCACCAACATCGAGCATCTTCCCTGGCAGAATGTAATTGAAAAATATGACAGGCCTCATACCCTGTTTTACTGTGATCCGCCTTACTGGCAGACTGAAGGGTACGGAGTCAATTTCCCATGGTCTGAATATGAAGACCTTGCCAGGCTGTCAAAGCAGATAAAAGGCACGATGATAATATCACTAAATGGCCATCCTGATATCCGGGGGCTTTTTGCTCATTTGCATATGATTGAAGTTGATTATTGCTATACTGTAAATGGAGGGGCTAACAGGACGGACTGCATAGAGCTTATTATGGGCAACTGGCCGGATGGTATTCCGAAGCCTAAACCAGTCGGAAGGCAAAGAGAATTATTCTGA
- a CDS encoding carbonic anhydrase — MKEKVISLLGIIALVSFCSVFSCNTKELSSPENPNQKKLLDGNRRFVEGKMSHPDQAAIRRTELAKSQNPFAVIVSCSDSRVPPEVLFDQGLGDLFVIRLAGNILNDAAIGSIEYAVDHLGAKYVMVLGHERCGAVEATVKGGEPHGHIGSLVKAIQPAVDKAKTQEGDLVDNAVNANVSMVVQQLKTSAPILEESVKKGSLVIVGARYDLDDGSVSILP; from the coding sequence ATGAAAGAAAAGGTTATTTCCTTGCTTGGCATTATTGCGCTTGTATCTTTTTGTTCTGTATTTTCATGCAACACCAAAGAGCTTTCGAGTCCCGAGAATCCAAATCAGAAGAAGCTTCTTGACGGAAACAGGCGTTTTGTGGAAGGGAAAATGTCTCACCCTGATCAGGCTGCCATCCGCAGAACTGAACTTGCAAAAAGCCAGAATCCTTTTGCGGTAATAGTTAGTTGTTCCGACTCGCGTGTTCCGCCTGAAGTGCTTTTTGACCAAGGTCTTGGTGATCTTTTCGTGATCCGTCTTGCCGGAAACATACTAAATGATGCAGCAATCGGAAGTATAGAATACGCTGTTGATCATCTCGGCGCCAAATACGTCATGGTACTTGGTCATGAGCGCTGCGGTGCTGTTGAAGCTACGGTCAAGGGGGGTGAACCACATGGGCATATTGGCAGTCTTGTAAAGGCAATCCAGCCGGCAGTTGATAAAGCAAAGACCCAGGAAGGCGATCTTGTAGACAATGCAGTCAACGCAAACGTTTCAATGGTTGTTCAGCAGCTTAAAACATCTGCTCCAATACTTGAGGAATCAGTAAAAAAAGGTTCTTTGGTAATTGTTGGTGCTCGCTATGATCTGGATGACGGTTCAGTTTCCATTCTTCCCTAA
- a CDS encoding molybdopterin-containing oxidoreductase family protein, with translation MGEWQKTGCVLCAQNCGLEVFVEEERMVKVRPDKDNPRSEGYACRKGLNVIYHQYNADRLTQPLKKVNGEFVSISWDQAIEEISEKLGKGVKEHGPRSFAYLGASAQGGHMEAGFGVSLMKLLGSQNLYTSGGQEFSGSWWVSGRMFGKQYILPGPDEHETEMLVAWGWNGMQSHQMPQAPKLLKEISKSSEKLLVVIDPRKNETAELADIHLAIRPGSDSLLIKAMISIIIQNGWENRAFIESHTKGWEDIKSWFEKFDAKAAVKVCELEYEQVHELCRLMTTRTWCFHPDLGIYMGRRSTLNSYLLGVLGAVCGIFGKRGGNCILGMVMPLGYHADERNPKTWKTVVTGMPPAAAGSFPCSALPEEILNDHPDRIRSVIASTCNPLRSWPDSQALEKAFSSLDLLVVMDIVMSETARLADYVLPCRSFYESWDGTFFPWTYPNVYFQMRRPMVQPGENCLEASQIFTMIADKMGFIPEIPDNVMAAASKDRMTFGAELMGWVGNHPEHLSKMLFILGKTLGKEWDSAALAAFWGMMMTAPKSFRKNAARIGFATGFDMGDRIFQAVLDNPQGLWIGKVDAENNLAEVKTESGKIELLIPELAGTAEKIDAESEAHDLELPPEFPLILNAGRHRITNMNTLMRNPEWIKGKRGCTIAVNPKEAEKRDLKDGDNAKVTTEAGTAVGELEVSEQVREGMVLIPHGFGLIYDGVKYGINVNDLTKNTNRDPIGTPLHRFVPCRLEKC, from the coding sequence ATGGGAGAATGGCAGAAAACCGGATGTGTACTGTGCGCCCAGAATTGCGGCCTTGAGGTTTTTGTCGAAGAAGAAAGGATGGTAAAGGTTCGTCCTGACAAGGACAATCCGAGAAGCGAGGGCTATGCGTGTCGCAAGGGGCTTAATGTCATTTATCACCAGTATAATGCAGACAGGCTGACGCAGCCCCTGAAAAAAGTTAACGGCGAGTTTGTTTCGATATCATGGGATCAGGCAATAGAGGAGATATCCGAAAAACTTGGAAAAGGAGTCAAAGAGCATGGCCCCCGCTCCTTCGCCTACCTTGGAGCCAGCGCCCAGGGCGGCCACATGGAGGCAGGCTTCGGAGTTAGCCTGATGAAGCTTCTTGGTTCCCAGAATCTTTACACTTCAGGCGGTCAGGAATTCAGCGGGTCCTGGTGGGTTAGTGGTAGAATGTTTGGCAAGCAGTATATTCTTCCCGGTCCGGATGAACACGAGACAGAGATGCTTGTTGCATGGGGCTGGAACGGCATGCAGAGCCATCAGATGCCGCAGGCTCCCAAGCTTCTGAAGGAAATAAGCAAATCATCCGAAAAGCTTCTTGTTGTCATAGATCCAAGAAAGAATGAAACAGCCGAATTGGCTGATATCCATCTTGCCATCAGGCCTGGTTCTGATTCACTTCTCATAAAGGCCATGATCTCCATAATTATACAGAATGGATGGGAGAACAGGGCGTTTATTGAATCACACACCAAGGGCTGGGAAGATATTAAGTCCTGGTTTGAAAAGTTTGACGCCAAGGCGGCCGTAAAGGTTTGCGAACTCGAATATGAACAGGTCCATGAGCTTTGCAGGCTGATGACCACCCGCACATGGTGTTTCCATCCTGACCTTGGAATTTACATGGGAAGGCGAAGCACTCTTAATTCATATCTGCTCGGTGTTCTTGGGGCTGTGTGCGGTATTTTCGGCAAACGTGGAGGCAACTGTATACTAGGAATGGTAATGCCGCTCGGCTACCATGCTGACGAAAGAAATCCAAAAACATGGAAGACCGTTGTGACAGGAATGCCTCCGGCAGCAGCTGGATCATTTCCGTGCAGCGCCTTACCAGAAGAGATATTGAATGATCATCCTGACAGGATCAGGTCTGTGATTGCCAGTACATGTAATCCACTCAGGTCGTGGCCTGACTCCCAGGCGCTTGAGAAGGCATTTTCGAGCCTCGATCTACTTGTTGTCATGGATATCGTGATGAGTGAGACAGCCCGTCTTGCTGACTATGTGCTTCCATGCCGCAGCTTTTACGAGTCCTGGGACGGAACCTTTTTCCCATGGACATACCCGAATGTCTATTTCCAGATGAGGCGACCGATGGTGCAGCCAGGTGAAAACTGTTTGGAGGCTTCACAGATATTCACCATGATAGCCGACAAAATGGGTTTTATACCTGAAATACCTGATAACGTAATGGCTGCTGCGTCAAAAGACAGAATGACCTTTGGGGCTGAGCTGATGGGCTGGGTCGGAAATCATCCCGAACATCTTTCAAAGATGCTTTTCATTTTAGGCAAGACTCTTGGAAAAGAATGGGACAGCGCGGCTCTTGCAGCATTCTGGGGAATGATGATGACAGCGCCTAAATCATTCAGGAAAAATGCCGCACGTATAGGTTTTGCCACAGGTTTTGATATGGGGGATCGCATCTTTCAGGCAGTTCTGGATAATCCGCAAGGGCTTTGGATCGGAAAAGTTGATGCAGAGAACAATCTGGCCGAGGTCAAGACCGAGTCAGGCAAGATTGAACTTCTTATTCCTGAACTTGCAGGTACAGCCGAAAAGATTGACGCCGAAAGCGAAGCACATGATCTTGAACTGCCTCCTGAGTTTCCGCTGATTCTCAATGCTGGCCGTCACAGAATAACCAATATGAATACCCTGATGCGCAACCCTGAATGGATAAAAGGCAAGCGTGGCTGCACCATAGCTGTTAATCCCAAAGAAGCTGAAAAGCGCGACCTTAAAGACGGCGACAATGCAAAGGTTACAACCGAAGCTGGAACTGCAGTAGGAGAGCTTGAAGTGAGCGAACAGGTGCGGGAAGGGATGGTTCTTATTCCCCACGGTTTCGGACTCATTTATGACGGAGTCAAATACGGCATAAATGTTAACGATCTTACAAAAAATACAAACAGGGATCCCATTGGTACTCCATTACACAGGTTCGTACCATGCAGATTGGAAAAATGCTGA
- a CDS encoding right-handed parallel beta-helix repeat-containing protein, whose product MCKILKLIILIACLLILIPGIALSTTYYACPSTVVTAGAGTRDAPWKANAINWTSVLPGDTIYLRTTLGSYNETITIGKSGTAGNYIVIASDPIDGGKAVIDGQSTRLEGITHSSKTYISVKNVKIQKTTGANNRAILPGSYWKIGSGVEISNCGAGMLYNGNVDPYVDGITFTEVGTLIQFYNVTGTITCKNVSAKNSSAVSGHLRVGGTSTTGVLNFESISLDGGNASGNGYGLLCIDYGVFTGTSYIRNMSVKNSSLRGIYLSNCSGFNFYTTNSTNNALSGLGIYGGCSNIKFYGSRFDKNADDGVDFVGTSHDLDFWFCFADSNGYPIPNDPVNSGDGFSAHDTCYNINQYFCVTVGNRNSGFAHVGSSAGVLYHCTYAFNGNQAAGTNRGGILINTTGDNPNAPVGSKSWKIKNCIGYKNYPRELALTSYAKSSITADYNSYRPLDDARFATYDWGGTYADVTWSAYKGTYEPNSKNEDSKVMNNGMISPKSPCVDAAPWIPGVNDSGQTDPWGKRVYGLPNIGADQGAGMSATGNRPSMGFRIGM is encoded by the coding sequence ATGTGCAAGATATTAAAACTAATTATTTTAATAGCGTGTCTGCTTATCCTAATACCAGGAATAGCACTGTCCACAACTTATTATGCCTGTCCGTCCACAGTGGTCACAGCTGGGGCAGGCACCAGAGACGCCCCGTGGAAAGCTAATGCGATCAATTGGACATCGGTACTCCCAGGAGATACAATCTATCTTAGAACCACCCTTGGATCATATAATGAAACGATCACCATAGGAAAATCAGGGACGGCTGGTAACTACATTGTGATAGCATCAGATCCTATTGATGGTGGCAAGGCCGTGATCGATGGGCAATCAACAAGACTCGAAGGGATCACACACAGCTCAAAAACATACATATCTGTAAAAAACGTAAAAATCCAAAAGACTACAGGTGCGAATAATCGGGCAATACTCCCAGGATCGTACTGGAAAATAGGTAGCGGAGTTGAAATATCTAATTGTGGGGCGGGGATGCTTTACAATGGTAATGTCGATCCGTATGTAGACGGAATTACATTTACTGAGGTGGGCACGCTTATACAGTTCTATAATGTTACTGGAACAATTACGTGCAAAAACGTGTCAGCCAAAAATTCGTCGGCAGTGTCCGGCCATTTAAGAGTCGGAGGGACATCCACGACAGGTGTCCTTAATTTTGAAAGCATATCGCTTGATGGAGGCAACGCCAGTGGCAATGGATATGGGCTGCTATGCATAGACTACGGAGTTTTTACAGGCACTTCCTACATCAGGAATATGAGTGTTAAAAATAGTTCTTTGAGAGGTATTTATTTATCTAATTGTTCGGGTTTTAATTTTTATACCACCAATTCCACAAATAACGCTCTCTCAGGACTAGGAATTTATGGAGGTTGTTCCAATATTAAATTCTATGGCAGCCGTTTTGATAAGAATGCTGATGATGGAGTTGATTTTGTAGGTACATCCCATGACTTGGACTTCTGGTTTTGCTTCGCAGACAGTAATGGATACCCTATACCCAACGATCCTGTTAACTCTGGTGATGGTTTCTCGGCACATGACACGTGCTACAATATTAACCAGTATTTTTGCGTGACGGTCGGCAACAGGAATTCTGGATTTGCTCACGTAGGATCGTCGGCGGGGGTTTTATATCACTGTACATATGCATTTAATGGTAATCAGGCAGCAGGGACAAATAGAGGCGGTATACTGATTAATACCACTGGCGACAACCCAAATGCTCCAGTGGGTTCGAAAAGTTGGAAAATTAAAAACTGCATAGGATATAAAAATTATCCGAGAGAACTGGCTTTAACATCATATGCCAAAAGCTCTATTACAGCTGATTATAATTCGTACAGACCGTTGGATGATGCCAGATTTGCAACATATGATTGGGGAGGGACGTATGCTGATGTTACATGGTCAGCCTATAAAGGCACGTATGAACCCAACTCAAAAAACGAAGATTCAAAGGTCATGAACAATGGGATGATCTCTCCAAAATCTCCGTGCGTAGACGCAGCCCCATGGATTCCAGGAGTCAACGATTCCGGGCAGACTGACCCCTGGGGCAAAAGGGTGTATGGTTTACCAAACATCGGCGCTGATCAGGGCGCTGGAATGTCAGCTACCGGCAACAGACCGTCCATGGGATTCAGGATAGGAATGTAG
- a CDS encoding GlxA family transcriptional regulator: MPHITFLAMPACSLSGIFFSIDAFSIANRYAAIKEDPGKDTSPLFTWDIVTLDGQSVEGEGRVMIQPHCSIHDIQKTDFILIPGFLPPFDFRGRVTTELKEWLSKWHKKNTLIGAVCTGTFLLAETGMLNGKTATTNWIYAKTFRNAYPQIKLKADRILTEDGGILCSGATTSFQDMCLNLIERFGSEELAEICSKALLLNKARKSQSPFFVFSYQKDHADESVLKAQEMMEQKYIEPISVDGLASDLGISTRHFIRRFKAATGDSPLLYLQRIRIEAAKAKLEKTRESIDEITLKVGYENANSFRKLFRKNTGLSPKEYRMQFSRLHDTGRA; this comes from the coding sequence ATGCCTCATATTACTTTTCTGGCGATGCCAGCATGCAGCCTTTCAGGCATATTCTTTTCAATAGATGCTTTTTCCATTGCAAACCGCTATGCCGCAATTAAAGAAGATCCGGGCAAGGACACTTCTCCTCTTTTCACTTGGGATATAGTGACTCTGGACGGCCAGTCTGTGGAAGGTGAGGGCAGGGTAATGATCCAGCCCCACTGTTCTATTCATGACATTCAGAAAACGGATTTCATATTGATACCAGGCTTTCTCCCTCCTTTTGACTTCAGGGGCAGGGTGACAACTGAGCTGAAAGAATGGCTCAGCAAGTGGCACAAGAAAAATACTCTCATAGGAGCGGTCTGTACCGGCACGTTCCTCTTAGCTGAGACTGGAATGCTTAACGGAAAAACAGCAACGACTAACTGGATTTATGCCAAAACCTTCCGTAATGCATACCCGCAGATAAAGCTGAAAGCTGACAGAATACTGACTGAAGACGGAGGCATTCTCTGCTCTGGAGCGACAACCTCTTTTCAGGATATGTGCCTCAATTTGATTGAGCGGTTCGGGTCAGAGGAGCTGGCGGAAATATGCTCAAAAGCTCTTCTCTTAAACAAGGCAAGAAAAAGCCAGTCCCCTTTTTTTGTTTTCAGCTACCAGAAGGACCACGCTGACGAATCTGTCCTGAAGGCTCAGGAGATGATGGAGCAAAAGTATATAGAACCAATTTCCGTGGACGGTCTTGCCTCGGATCTCGGAATAAGCACAAGGCATTTTATAAGAAGATTCAAGGCCGCCACAGGCGACTCTCCCTTGCTCTATCTCCAGAGAATAAGGATAGAGGCGGCCAAGGCTAAGCTTGAAAAGACCAGGGAATCCATTGACGAGATAACCCTCAAAGTCGGGTACGAAAACGCTAATTCATTCAGAAAACTTTTCAGGAAAAACACAGGACTCTCGCCCAAGGAATATCGTATGCAATTCAGCAGATTACACGATACCGGCAGAGCATAA